One genomic segment of Misgurnus anguillicaudatus chromosome 25, ASM2758022v2, whole genome shotgun sequence includes these proteins:
- the LOC141362031 gene encoding LOW QUALITY PROTEIN: G2/M phase-specific E3 ubiquitin-protein ligase (The sequence of the model RefSeq protein was modified relative to this genomic sequence to represent the inferred CDS: substituted 1 base at 1 genomic stop codon) encodes MACGNKLVSPTLQAGQDLNGMLIHKVYKTKALYVRPSRTLLTDSEDENELSDITAKSTSSIHSSTKDSDEDCFEVSGQQILTSVSSHGITRASTSSHEKNGNPGPNCDADEGQSNATNHIADSAARSGSNPGMSFLDSGCLARTDVNPATSNHDEDYSSYLTLMATLPDDSSDDEELQQAIIASMESQMXGLLWIPVQEILLELSSKVSTKLQCKFNINRSAVWEGAIRGFKRISYDPNLMMCVKFSDDMGRNEEGVDFGGPRREFLRLLMETIARSPMFEGKESSKTLALDSTALREDWYYTAGRGIAVSLVHGGPPPNFLSPTIFSLLVDGSANPGLEEIADSDLLDKVKKVSESSTIEDLEESKAPLLDYLANAGCLRPMRSIGDRDLLVHDIVMFQVIYRVQGPFQRFCEGLKTLGVLEKIKRHPDSFRPLLCYEASTLTADQVDNLFHICLSPEGSNKRVAEEIVVTFWRDYLQDAEEEEGSSKLHKILAFSTGASVVPPIGFSPTPSVQFIHKGEDDFSSTPMFPMANTCVNCIRLPLHVSYQLFKEKFDFALGNTHGFGRA; translated from the exons ATGGCATGTGGCAATAAGCTGGTGTCCCCTACACTTCAAGCGGGTCAGGATCTGAATGGGATGCTAATTCATAAGGTTTATAAAACCAAAGCCCTGTATGTGAGACCATCAAGGACCCTTCTA ACTGACTCGGAAGATGAAAACGAACTGTCGGACATCACTGCCAAATCAACGTCGAGCATCCATTCATCTACTAAGGACAGTGATGAGGATTGTTTTGAAGTGTCTGGTCAACAAATCCTAACAAGCGTGAGCAGCCATGGCATCACCAGGGCCTCTACAAGCAGTCATGAAAAAAATGGCAACCCTGGCCCCAACTGTGATGCAGATGAAGGCCAATCTAATGCCACCAACCACATTGCCGACAGTGCTGCTAGAAGTGGCAGTAACCCTGGCATGAGCTTCCTTGACAGTGGCTGCCTTGCAAGAACTGATGTCAACCCTGCCACAAGCAATCATGATGAAGACTACTCTTCATATTTGACACTCATGGCTACTCTTCCAGATGACAGCTCAGATGACGAGGAATTACAGCAAGCTATAATTGCGAGTATGGAGAGTCAGATGTAAGGATTAT TATGG ATACCGGTTCAAGAGATACTGCTGGAACTGTCAAGCAAAGTTAGCACAAAACTGCAATGCAAATTTAATATAAATCGCTCTGCTGTCTGGGAGGGTGCCATTCGGGGCTTCAAAAGGATATCCTATGACCCCAACTTGATGATGTGTGTAAAATTCTCTGATGACATGGGGAGAAATGAAGAAGGGGTTGATTTTGGAGGGCCAAGGAGGGAATTCCTGAGGCTGCTGATGGAGACCATTGCCAGGTCACCCATGTTTGAGGGAAAAGAAAGCAGCAAAACCTTAGCTCTTGACAGTACTG CTCTAAGAGAGGACTGGTACTATACAGCTGGCAGAGGCATTGCTGTAAGCTTAGTACATGGAGGTCCACCACCTAACTTCCTCTCCCCAACAATATTTTCTCTTCTGGTTGATGGCTCAGCAAATCCAGGACTAGAAGAAATAGCTGACTCCGATCTCTTGGATAAAGTCAAAAAG GTATCTGAAAGTTCAACCATTGAGGACCTTGAGGAGTCAAAGGCCCCTCTGCTTGACTATCTGGCCAATGCAGGATGTCTGAGGCCTATGCGGTCAATAGGAGACAGGGATCTGCTGGTACATGACATTGTGATGTTTCAAGTCATCTACAGGGTTCAAGGTCCATTTCAAAG ATTCTGTGAAGGATTAAAAACTCTTGGGGTTCTGGAAAAAATCAAAAGGCATCCAGACAGCTTTCGCCCCCTGTTGTGCTATGAGGCAAGCACACTGACTGCTGATCAGGTGGACAATCTTTTCCACATTTGTCTGTCTCCAGAAGGGAGCAACAAGCGAGTTGCTGAGGAGATAGTTGTTACCTTCTGGAGAGACTATCTCCAGGATGCAGAag aaGAAGAAGGTTCATCTAAACTACACAAGATATTGGCCTTCTCAACTGGAGCATCTGTGGTACCACCTATTGGCTTTTCTCCAACTCCCTCGGTCCAGTTCATTCATAAAGGAGAAGATGACTTCTCATCTACCCCAATGTTCCCTATGGCTAACACGTGTGTTAATTGCATCAGGTTGCCACTTCATGTGTCATACCAGCTGTTCAAGGAGAAGTTTGACTTTGCATTAGGAAACACACATGGGTTTGGCAGGGCATGA